From Asticcacaulis sp. EMRT-3, one genomic window encodes:
- a CDS encoding glycosyltransferase — protein sequence MTLHLRQLNTILAHHQLLLGGAAERRTILIVDGHEVDASLMASTDLLAFAYSNEQDASTAWADIRQLPFEKRPLLLSGTVRRLAETIPLKFDVIVWLDADIDEYQRIEDAFELLSADGILIRPEGEAMLSQRAMCIDAPLSDDLVAVLEGPVSAVSLASRGERLFSRRFDDSDWQRLRIIFDAYRDADGDKKSREQDLQNMLLTFWSEIVSGDERPDRWPWRGRSDTTPKGRLDGQQWPRISIVVPTYNQGNYIEETLLSIINQGYENLDLIIMDGGSTDATDLVVRRYLPHISHYVSEPDRGQSHAINKGMNIASGDILTWLNSDDMLAEGALHAMAVAFASSGADLVAGICRTHKDYVYESEHMTACSDGILPLDRILDLDGGWNAGQFFYQPEVFFSRAIWEKAGGMVREDLYYSMDYELWMRFAVENAKIHVIGRPIALFRRHDQQKTHVESRFKAELITVRDSFVKRTGHVPTQNPNGASSRKLSFCFVNDIGFHYGAGIAHMRLAEAVEAAGHKVSAFQLLDRNRQGVLPTSEELVAQIEETDCDIVVLGNVHSANADPSLFEAVFQRWPTLVIMHDFWWLTGRCAYTNGCRMLEEGCDANCPTPHEYPRLDANEINRAWVQKRALLNDNPNVVLVANSLWTRDFVDQSSVLPFHDVDQIKLAIDPGYFVPRDKATARMALGLPTDDFIVIMSTSDLNDARKGALPIMRKFAEHKISKLKVIILGHFSESQRDMFGDMCLLPGYVTDQEKLRLYYAASDLLVGGSREETFGQIFAEAAAIGTPSVAYGVTGVTEAVAEGYSGVLAQTESPDDIVRLVLMLKERPQLRQQLHELGPIYFFNEHSVEACYHSFYQVLVRAGLIDRLGVRTNITFKPREFRSRFSEVSALDSVKAGNTWIPGDGVCSREDAHPQHGIPKPFFWLQGPESRIRIKSTETCDYWIAIECQNILFDDMELEMQVGDGDSHQQTLARSAYGHIDTVYFKTPLKKGWNDLSIRFQKWTSSEADPRKLALILSDILFSRAD from the coding sequence ATGACTCTCCACTTGCGTCAATTAAACACTATACTGGCTCACCATCAACTATTGCTGGGTGGAGCCGCAGAGCGCCGCACGATTTTAATCGTCGATGGCCATGAGGTCGATGCGTCACTTATGGCCTCGACCGACCTGCTGGCCTTTGCTTACAGCAACGAGCAGGATGCGAGTACGGCGTGGGCCGACATTCGCCAGCTTCCGTTTGAAAAGCGGCCGCTGCTGCTTTCGGGGACGGTCAGACGTCTCGCTGAAACCATCCCACTGAAATTCGACGTCATTGTCTGGCTGGATGCGGATATTGATGAATATCAGCGCATTGAAGACGCTTTCGAATTGCTTTCCGCCGATGGCATCCTGATAAGGCCTGAAGGCGAGGCCATGCTTTCGCAGCGCGCCATGTGTATTGATGCGCCGCTTTCGGACGATCTGGTGGCGGTGCTGGAAGGGCCGGTATCGGCAGTATCTCTGGCGTCACGCGGAGAAAGGCTGTTTTCGCGCCGCTTCGACGATAGCGACTGGCAACGCCTTCGTATCATATTTGATGCTTATCGGGATGCCGACGGGGACAAGAAGAGCCGCGAGCAAGACTTGCAAAATATGCTGCTGACCTTCTGGTCGGAGATTGTTTCAGGCGATGAACGGCCGGATCGTTGGCCGTGGCGCGGTCGCAGCGACACGACGCCGAAAGGCCGGCTTGACGGTCAGCAATGGCCGCGCATCTCGATCGTGGTGCCAACCTATAATCAGGGAAACTATATCGAAGAGACGCTGCTCTCCATTATAAATCAAGGCTATGAAAACCTTGACCTTATCATAATGGACGGCGGATCAACGGACGCTACCGATCTGGTGGTTCGCCGTTATCTTCCGCATATCAGTCATTATGTCAGCGAGCCTGACAGAGGGCAGTCTCACGCCATCAATAAGGGCATGAATATCGCCTCCGGTGACATTCTGACCTGGCTAAACAGTGACGATATGCTGGCCGAAGGCGCCCTTCATGCTATGGCGGTCGCTTTTGCCTCATCCGGCGCGGATCTGGTCGCGGGTATTTGCCGCACCCATAAGGATTATGTCTACGAATCCGAGCATATGACGGCCTGTTCAGACGGCATTTTGCCGCTGGATAGAATTCTTGATCTCGATGGCGGCTGGAATGCCGGACAATTTTTTTACCAGCCGGAAGTCTTCTTTTCGCGCGCCATATGGGAAAAAGCGGGCGGTATGGTTCGAGAAGACCTGTATTACAGCATGGACTACGAACTGTGGATGAGGTTCGCGGTCGAAAATGCCAAAATACACGTAATCGGTCGTCCGATCGCGTTGTTCCGACGCCACGATCAACAAAAGACGCATGTTGAATCGCGCTTTAAGGCAGAACTCATTACGGTGCGCGACAGCTTTGTAAAGCGCACCGGCCACGTACCGACTCAAAATCCAAACGGTGCCAGTTCTCGCAAGCTGTCTTTTTGCTTCGTCAATGATATAGGCTTTCATTACGGCGCCGGCATAGCGCACATGAGACTGGCCGAGGCTGTCGAAGCCGCGGGTCACAAGGTGAGTGCCTTCCAGTTGCTCGATCGAAACCGCCAGGGGGTTTTGCCCACGTCGGAAGAGCTGGTCGCGCAGATTGAAGAGACTGATTGTGATATCGTGGTTCTGGGCAATGTGCATTCGGCCAATGCCGATCCCAGCCTTTTTGAGGCCGTGTTCCAACGCTGGCCGACACTGGTTATCATGCACGATTTCTGGTGGCTGACGGGGCGCTGCGCCTATACGAACGGCTGCCGTATGCTGGAGGAGGGTTGCGATGCCAACTGTCCCACCCCCCATGAATATCCCCGGCTCGATGCAAATGAAATTAACCGCGCCTGGGTACAGAAGCGCGCCTTGCTGAATGACAATCCCAATGTGGTGCTCGTGGCGAATTCGCTTTGGACCCGGGATTTTGTGGATCAGTCGTCCGTTTTGCCCTTCCATGATGTTGACCAGATAAAGCTGGCGATTGATCCGGGGTATTTCGTGCCCCGGGACAAGGCCACAGCGCGCATGGCGCTGGGCCTGCCAACCGATGATTTCATCGTCATCATGAGCACAAGCGACCTGAATGATGCCCGCAAGGGCGCCTTGCCGATCATGCGAAAGTTTGCCGAACACAAGATCAGCAAACTTAAAGTGATTATTCTTGGCCATTTCTCGGAATCGCAGCGCGACATGTTCGGCGATATGTGTCTGCTGCCCGGATATGTCACCGATCAGGAAAAATTGCGGCTGTATTACGCGGCGTCGGATCTTCTGGTCGGTGGCAGTCGTGAGGAAACCTTCGGCCAGATATTTGCCGAAGCGGCCGCGATCGGCACGCCATCCGTGGCCTATGGTGTCACAGGCGTGACGGAAGCCGTCGCGGAGGGGTATTCGGGCGTACTGGCGCAGACAGAGTCGCCGGACGATATTGTCCGCCTTGTGCTGATGCTCAAGGAAAGGCCGCAACTCAGACAGCAATTGCATGAACTGGGGCCTATCTACTTCTTCAATGAGCATTCCGTGGAGGCCTGCTACCATAGCTTCTATCAGGTGCTGGTGCGCGCAGGCCTGATCGACCGGCTGGGCGTGCGCACCAATATTACGTTCAAGCCGAGAGAGTTCCGCTCGCGGTTTTCAGAGGTAAGCGCTCTTGACAGCGTGAAGGCAGGCAATACCTGGATTCCGGGTGACGGTGTCTGTTCGAGAGAGGATGCCCATCCGCAACACGGCATTCCCAAACCATTTTTCTGGTTGCAGGGGCCGGAATCGCGGATTCGTATCAAAAGCACCGAGACATGTGACTATTGGATCGCCATCGAATGCCAGAATATCCTTTTCGACGACATGGAATTGGAAATGCAGGTTGGAGACGGCGATAGTCATCAGCAAACCCTGGCGCGCAGCGCCTATGGGCATATCGATACAGTCTATTTTAAAACTCCATTGAAAAAAGGCTGGAATGACTTATCGATCAGGTTCCAGAAATGGACGTCATCGGAGGCAGATCCCCGGAAGCTTGCGCTGATACTGAGCGATATATTGTTTTCCCGCGCGGATTAA
- a CDS encoding glycosyltransferase family 2 protein has product MRGVYRLWCEGQLAEIELVERDSLARSIIYAGPGQAEYVIVPTGIYHLYVRQVMCTGADIYLRLAALNWRERFSLYGRKIAGRIMRGEITPLLAAIKGRLGRSRQQVTGAKLGEPIASKNLSAAGQGDTRAAIAPVEVPADMKFVSIIIPTKERFDLLKACVDSLSMVSGVKIEIIIVDNGATHPEMRSYLSSLSARQDVTVLDCDIPFNFSRLCNAGARVAHAPVLLFLNDDIEALDGAWLKLMLGYLAREDTGVVGARLLYPSGDLQHAGIATHLVPGPGHPWLGAPRHAWELNPLVMQSGEVDAVTAACLMIEKSLFDEVGGFDEEAFAITVNDVDLCLRVRDKGLKVIYAAEACLIHKEGQTRRADDQSGEVSRRNAELKIFVKRHEAYARVSVFYPGTLRRDTDTGSQIFEFKSQGQEHNVRLSPF; this is encoded by the coding sequence ATGCGCGGAGTCTATCGCTTGTGGTGCGAGGGCCAGCTTGCCGAGATCGAGCTGGTCGAACGCGACAGCCTGGCCCGCAGCATCATTTATGCGGGCCCCGGACAGGCCGAATATGTGATCGTGCCTACGGGTATCTATCATCTCTATGTCCGCCAGGTTATGTGCACAGGCGCAGACATATATCTGAGACTGGCCGCGTTGAACTGGCGCGAGAGATTCAGTCTCTATGGGCGCAAGATCGCCGGGCGGATCATGAGAGGCGAGATCACGCCACTGCTGGCGGCGATCAAAGGACGCCTTGGCCGGTCGAGGCAACAGGTCACCGGTGCGAAATTGGGCGAGCCAATTGCGTCGAAGAACCTGTCGGCGGCGGGCCAGGGCGATACCCGCGCGGCCATCGCGCCTGTCGAAGTTCCGGCGGACATGAAATTTGTCTCCATCATCATCCCGACCAAGGAACGGTTCGACCTGTTAAAGGCATGCGTAGATTCACTATCTATGGTGAGCGGTGTGAAAATCGAGATCATTATCGTGGATAATGGCGCGACCCATCCCGAAATGCGCAGCTATCTCTCCAGCCTGTCGGCGCGCCAGGACGTCACAGTTCTGGATTGCGACATCCCTTTCAATTTTTCCCGCCTTTGCAATGCCGGTGCCCGAGTGGCCCACGCGCCAGTTCTGCTGTTTCTCAATGATGACATTGAAGCTCTGGACGGTGCGTGGCTGAAATTAATGCTGGGTTATCTAGCGCGCGAAGATACTGGCGTCGTCGGTGCTCGCCTGCTGTATCCGTCTGGCGATCTGCAACATGCCGGCATTGCCACCCATCTCGTGCCGGGGCCAGGCCATCCGTGGCTGGGCGCGCCCCGGCACGCATGGGAGCTTAACCCGCTCGTGATGCAATCAGGTGAGGTCGATGCTGTCACGGCGGCCTGTCTGATGATCGAAAAATCGCTGTTTGATGAGGTCGGGGGGTTTGATGAAGAGGCCTTCGCCATCACGGTCAATGATGTGGATCTATGCCTGCGCGTCCGTGACAAGGGTTTGAAAGTCATCTATGCCGCCGAGGCTTGTCTTATTCACAAGGAAGGCCAGACGCGGCGGGCGGATGATCAGTCTGGCGAGGTGAGTCGCCGTAACGCGGAGCTTAAAATTTTTGTGAAACGCCACGAAGCTTATGCCAGAGTTTCTGTATTTTACCCAGGAACCTTACGCCGAGACACCGATACCGGCAGTCAAATTTTTGAGTTTAAGTCCCAGGGTCAGGAGCACAATGTGCGTCTCTCGCCTTTTTAA
- a CDS encoding efflux RND transporter periplasmic adaptor subunit, with the protein MFKIKSVTVPLALMSVLALAACSKKDNAGAPHGPAPVGYIVVHTQPIQLTQDLSGRTSAWLVSDVRPQVSGIIKARLFTEGGLVRAGQSLYQIDPATYQAAFDSAQAQQAQAQANADAAKIKADRAQQLITIKAISQQDYDDAETALKTAQAALALQKANVESARINLNYTRVLSPISGRIGKSSVTPGALVTASQATALATVQDLSKIYVDITQSSSDLLKLKQAMAAGQIGAVDHADVTLTLDDGQTYNQTGRLEFSEASVDPSTGSVTLRAVFPNPDGLLLPGMFVQARIIKGVVSNGVLIPQGAVILDPKGGATVLIVGADGKAQSRKVGLGQMIGSQWQITSGLQSGDKVITEGAMKLKAGSPIKATPQKTAPPATDSAE; encoded by the coding sequence ATGTTCAAAATCAAATCCGTGACCGTCCCGCTCGCGCTGATGAGCGTTCTTGCGCTTGCCGCCTGTTCTAAAAAAGACAATGCGGGCGCACCCCACGGCCCGGCCCCGGTTGGTTATATCGTCGTCCATACCCAGCCAATCCAGTTGACGCAGGATTTATCGGGCCGCACCTCGGCCTGGCTGGTATCGGATGTGCGCCCGCAGGTCAGCGGCATCATCAAGGCGCGCCTGTTTACCGAGGGTGGTCTGGTCAGGGCCGGGCAGTCGCTGTACCAGATCGATCCGGCCACCTATCAGGCCGCGTTCGACAGTGCGCAGGCCCAGCAGGCCCAGGCCCAGGCCAATGCCGACGCCGCCAAGATCAAGGCCGACCGCGCCCAGCAGCTCATTACCATCAAGGCCATCAGCCAGCAGGATTATGACGACGCCGAAACGGCGCTGAAGACAGCGCAGGCAGCGCTGGCCCTGCAAAAGGCCAATGTCGAGAGCGCGCGGATCAATCTGAACTATACGCGCGTGCTGTCGCCGATTTCGGGCCGCATCGGCAAGTCGTCGGTCACGCCGGGCGCGCTGGTCACGGCCAGTCAGGCGACGGCGCTGGCCACGGTTCAGGATCTGTCGAAAATCTATGTCGATATTACCCAGTCCTCGTCTGATCTTTTGAAACTGAAGCAGGCAATGGCCGCCGGTCAGATCGGCGCGGTCGATCATGCCGACGTGACCCTGACGCTTGATGACGGCCAGACCTATAATCAGACGGGCCGTCTCGAATTTTCCGAAGCCAGTGTCGATCCTTCGACCGGCTCGGTGACGCTGCGGGCCGTCTTCCCGAACCCTGACGGCCTGTTACTGCCGGGCATGTTCGTGCAGGCGCGCATTATCAAGGGTGTGGTCAGTAATGGCGTGCTCATTCCGCAAGGCGCGGTGATCCTCGATCCGAAGGGCGGCGCCACCGTGCTGATCGTCGGTGCCGACGGCAAGGCGCAGAGCCGCAAGGTCGGTCTGGGCCAGATGATCGGCAGCCAGTGGCAGATCACGTCCGGCCTGCAATCGGGCGACAAGGTGATTACCGAAGGGGCCATGAAGCTGAAAGCCGGGTCGCCGATCAAGGCCACGCCCCAAAAGACCGCGCCCCCCGCCACCGACAGTGCGGAGTAG
- a CDS encoding FkbM family methyltransferase, giving the protein MKKTSDQSAGKPSPAKKVMMSEGLGELVAVPEKIDNPESDYPPEDMYTLDSARTSWQFGDWDALIQIGKADLTNHPDRAKLALLIAAAHAHNTNKPFARHFASLAVSWGCSRRLVNDILISNLYNTLGRLSLLLNREKDASEYFNRAIEIIETKRNNTYLGRVRQISEAARLGLIPQASQLLDQEISSQDDTRSNSMAWRSVVEAQIEILHHELWLSLQKGQMFPHGDPQKADVPGQALITGDDLKRQSPSQLGQDLWVLEQTGYKRGGYFVEFGATDGIALSNTWLLEKQFGWKGICAEPNPEFYAQLQVNRECKVSSDCIGGQTGNSIEFILAGVFGGMAQYANSDKHQDKRQAYQEQGKTLNLITISLHDFLKKNKAPKNIDYLSIDTEGSELEILENFPFEKWKIHLITVEHNFTPSREKIRKLLESKGYSGVESQWDDWYRLQI; this is encoded by the coding sequence ATGAAAAAAACTTCTGACCAGAGCGCGGGAAAACCATCACCAGCTAAAAAAGTGATGATGTCAGAAGGTCTTGGGGAACTCGTTGCCGTGCCGGAAAAAATAGATAATCCAGAGTCCGACTATCCTCCGGAAGACATGTACACACTGGATTCGGCGCGGACGAGCTGGCAATTCGGTGATTGGGATGCACTGATACAGATCGGCAAAGCTGATCTCACAAATCATCCTGACCGAGCTAAGCTGGCCCTGCTTATCGCCGCGGCGCACGCGCACAATACGAACAAGCCGTTTGCTAGACATTTTGCGTCTTTAGCGGTCAGTTGGGGATGCAGCAGAAGGCTGGTCAATGATATTCTTATATCCAACCTATATAATACATTAGGGCGTCTCTCATTACTGTTAAATCGTGAGAAAGATGCATCTGAATATTTTAATCGCGCCATTGAAATAATCGAGACAAAGCGTAACAACACCTATCTGGGCCGGGTGAGGCAGATATCCGAAGCCGCCAGACTGGGCTTGATTCCGCAAGCCAGCCAACTTCTGGATCAGGAGATCAGCAGTCAAGACGATACACGCTCAAATAGTATGGCATGGCGGTCTGTCGTGGAAGCACAGATAGAAATCTTGCATCACGAGTTATGGCTCTCATTGCAGAAGGGCCAAATGTTTCCACATGGCGATCCGCAAAAGGCGGATGTGCCGGGGCAGGCGCTCATAACTGGCGACGATCTCAAAAGACAATCCCCTTCCCAGCTTGGCCAGGATCTTTGGGTTCTGGAACAGACCGGCTATAAACGTGGCGGTTATTTCGTGGAATTTGGCGCGACGGACGGCATAGCTTTAAGTAATACCTGGCTATTGGAAAAGCAGTTTGGCTGGAAGGGAATATGTGCAGAGCCTAATCCTGAATTTTATGCTCAGCTACAAGTAAATCGAGAATGTAAAGTATCCTCTGACTGCATTGGCGGCCAAACGGGAAATTCAATAGAATTTATTCTGGCCGGTGTTTTTGGGGGTATGGCGCAATATGCTAACTCTGATAAGCATCAGGACAAGCGTCAAGCTTATCAAGAACAAGGAAAAACTCTAAACCTTATTACTATTTCTCTGCATGACTTTCTTAAAAAGAATAAGGCACCGAAAAATATTGACTACCTCAGTATAGATACGGAAGGGAGTGAGTTAGAAATTCTTGAGAATTTCCCTTTTGAAAAATGGAAGATACACCTCATTACAGTCGAGCATAATTTCACGCCTAGCCGCGAAAAAATCAGGAAGCTGCTTGAAAGTAAAGGATATTCCGGGGTAGAATCTCAATGGGACGATTGGTACAGGCTGCAAATATAA
- a CDS encoding glycosyltransferase family 4 protein, producing the protein MAASTHRALAGLRFTAESLRWQKARECQLPRPAKILVSGFMDEALGIGRAGRLTVDALKAMGLDVTAEYLRPLDRGLLTRGPVALPCPEACVWLIHANPPETRIALLRHRYSDWAHKYRIGYWAWESSEAPQDWARTARWLHEIWVPSEHVRLAIGRAFARVGRQHETQKLRVVPHPVAVARNVQAPPVHADGRDADKVATLTLFDPRSDFERKNPMAVIDVWLSLFPQASRTARLIVKTHAGAVHHPRFAELVARGKGRPDIEIMAQTLNGPDTDRLIHNTDILISLHRAEGFGLPLAEAMAAGVSVIATGWSGNMQFMTPENSIPLPYRLVPANTAYNGPKAQWADPDPDAAAQGLKRLIDDPALRERLGAQARHDMMALRENWSPFAPQTVQSACNPV; encoded by the coding sequence ATGGCCGCAAGCACCCACCGCGCATTGGCAGGCTTGCGCTTTACGGCGGAATCCCTGAGGTGGCAAAAGGCCCGCGAATGTCAGTTGCCGCGCCCGGCGAAGATTCTGGTTTCCGGTTTCATGGACGAGGCGCTGGGCATTGGCCGGGCCGGTCGCCTGACGGTTGATGCGCTCAAGGCGATGGGCCTTGATGTGACAGCGGAATATTTGCGCCCCTTGGACAGAGGCCTGTTGACGCGCGGGCCGGTGGCCCTGCCCTGCCCCGAAGCCTGCGTCTGGCTCATCCATGCCAATCCGCCGGAAACGCGCATCGCCCTGCTGCGCCATCGCTACAGCGACTGGGCGCACAAGTACCGGATCGGTTATTGGGCATGGGAAAGCTCGGAAGCCCCTCAGGACTGGGCGAGAACCGCCCGATGGCTGCACGAGATTTGGGTGCCAAGCGAACATGTGCGTCTGGCCATCGGCCGGGCCTTCGCAAGGGTGGGCCGCCAACATGAAACACAAAAACTGCGCGTCGTGCCGCATCCTGTGGCGGTCGCCAGAAACGTTCAGGCACCGCCAGTCCATGCGGATGGCCGCGACGCCGACAAGGTCGCCACCCTCACCCTGTTCGATCCGCGCAGTGATTTTGAACGCAAGAATCCGATGGCGGTTATTGATGTCTGGCTTTCCCTGTTTCCGCAGGCCAGCCGGACGGCGCGGCTGATCGTCAAGACACACGCCGGGGCCGTGCATCACCCGCGTTTCGCCGAACTGGTGGCGCGCGGCAAAGGCCGTCCGGATATAGAGATCATGGCCCAGACCCTGAATGGCCCGGATACAGACAGGCTGATTCACAATACCGACATTCTTATATCGCTGCATCGCGCAGAAGGTTTCGGCCTGCCTTTGGCCGAGGCTATGGCGGCGGGCGTCAGCGTCATCGCCACGGGCTGGTCGGGCAATATGCAGTTCATGACGCCGGAGAATTCCATCCCCCTGCCGTATCGGCTGGTGCCCGCCAATACAGCCTATAATGGCCCAAAGGCCCAGTGGGCCGATCCTGATCCCGACGCGGCAGCGCAAGGTCTTAAGCGGCTGATCGATGATCCGGCTTTACGCGAAAGGCTTGGCGCACAGGCGCGCCACGATATGATGGCCTTGCGGGAAAACTGGTCGCCTTTTGCGCCGCAAACCGTGCAAAGCGCTTGCAATCCGGTATAA
- a CDS encoding glycosyltransferase, with the protein MLFVIVTPSYNLDKFIEQTISSVVFQQGDFRIRYHIQDAGSTDKTHQIIQKWQRLIDGPDFPLLCKGVSFSYSVEKDNGMYDGINRGFDFARKSLAQSEGNSAKEAGQRGASLPRFSKVVPSAYKMPEVENEAGERTIMGWVNADDILFPGGLAAIASFFREHPSAQLVGGLVNIMASDGFVFRLWPLRGYSRLNMALGLYDGRKDVFVMQEGTFWCSELWDKTGGLNASLRYAGDYDLWYRFAQHTEYYQLDTLIASHRRRDGQLSSNLVKYFSEVDSLKSYELEQAFMDGKAKNKNISPDGTFHYDLESKSWKFTPLARQTWIPREGFSGSEGPFPEEDIVSGRWINEARAEFVLLCEVAGRYDVMIDYRNPMSDNEVSLFGQSFVLPNEAMKTKLSIQLQVDLQEGENIGVMEFAQIKTVPGDPRKLVIFVENIQAIPVSDD; encoded by the coding sequence ATGCTTTTTGTGATCGTCACGCCGAGCTACAATCTGGATAAGTTTATCGAACAAACTATATCCTCTGTGGTGTTCCAGCAGGGTGATTTCCGGATCCGTTATCATATTCAGGATGCGGGCTCGACGGATAAAACCCATCAGATCATCCAAAAATGGCAGCGTCTGATAGACGGGCCTGACTTCCCCCTGCTCTGCAAGGGAGTTTCCTTCTCCTATTCGGTCGAGAAGGACAACGGCATGTATGACGGTATAAACCGCGGGTTCGATTTTGCCCGCAAGTCTCTGGCCCAAAGTGAGGGCAATTCGGCAAAAGAGGCGGGGCAGCGCGGGGCTTCATTACCAAGGTTCAGCAAGGTTGTGCCGTCTGCCTATAAAATGCCCGAGGTGGAAAATGAGGCCGGGGAACGAACCATCATGGGCTGGGTCAATGCCGATGATATTCTTTTTCCCGGCGGCCTCGCGGCTATAGCGTCCTTTTTCAGAGAGCATCCTTCCGCCCAGCTTGTTGGCGGTCTGGTCAATATCATGGCGTCCGATGGCTTCGTATTCCGGCTTTGGCCGTTAAGAGGCTACAGTCGGCTTAATATGGCGCTTGGACTTTATGACGGACGCAAGGATGTCTTTGTCATGCAGGAGGGAACCTTTTGGTGCTCTGAACTGTGGGACAAGACGGGCGGTTTGAATGCATCCTTGAGATATGCGGGCGATTATGATCTTTGGTACCGGTTTGCCCAGCATACGGAATATTATCAGCTCGACACCCTGATCGCCAGCCACAGAAGGCGGGATGGTCAGTTGAGTTCGAATCTGGTGAAATACTTCTCTGAAGTGGACAGCCTTAAAAGCTATGAGCTTGAACAAGCCTTCATGGACGGGAAGGCCAAGAACAAAAATATATCGCCGGATGGAACCTTTCATTACGACCTTGAAAGCAAGTCATGGAAATTTACGCCCCTGGCGAGGCAAACCTGGATACCTAGGGAAGGTTTCTCAGGCTCCGAGGGGCCTTTTCCCGAAGAAGACATTGTCAGCGGGCGCTGGATAAACGAGGCCAGGGCAGAATTTGTTCTTCTATGCGAGGTAGCGGGACGCTATGATGTGATGATCGACTACCGTAACCCCATGAGCGATAATGAGGTCAGCCTTTTCGGGCAATCGTTTGTTTTGCCCAATGAGGCGATGAAAACAAAACTTAGCATCCAGCTACAGGTTGATTTGCAAGAAGGTGAAAACATAGGCGTCATGGAGTTCGCGCAAATTAAAACCGTACCTGGCGATCCCCGCAAACTGGTAATTTTTGTTGAAAATATCCAGGCCATACCTGTTTCGGACGATTGA